From one Bradyrhizobium sp. Ash2021 genomic stretch:
- a CDS encoding DUF898 family protein, with protein sequence MSWTPSGPPAPPPGPPPMPVAFAGDRADFFRLVQRGAGLEFVTLGFYRFWLATDIRRHRWSHTEIDGDAAEYTGRGKELLIGFLIAMAILVPVYLAYFLAGLEAERVKAFASFPLFVFFYVFGQFAIYRARRYRLTRTVWRGVRFWMSGSGWAYAARATLWGLLVMVTLGLALPWREAALERYKMRHSFYGDLQGSFEGRGWEFFKRGWWLWLLAPIAYLVWPMAPFVYGAFRAVEWRWWLSGIRFGGVRLESTLRKSALIGLYWKVIGWIAFLAAVFAAYLVICSALVASMSGTPFEQFFKSQEFLKSIPLLVLAGLGYLMVVLAINVVMRVYLMRDLWVRIVGSTIVLDIGAAANVSARGELANALGEGFADGLDVAGF encoded by the coding sequence ATGAGTTGGACCCCGTCGGGACCGCCGGCGCCGCCCCCCGGTCCGCCGCCGATGCCGGTGGCGTTTGCCGGCGATCGTGCGGATTTCTTTCGCCTGGTGCAGCGCGGCGCCGGGCTGGAATTCGTCACCCTCGGCTTTTACCGGTTCTGGCTCGCGACCGATATTCGCCGTCATCGGTGGTCGCATACGGAGATCGACGGCGACGCGGCGGAATATACCGGCCGGGGCAAGGAGTTGCTGATCGGCTTCCTGATCGCAATGGCGATCCTCGTACCGGTGTATCTCGCCTACTTCCTCGCGGGTCTCGAAGCCGAGCGCGTCAAGGCGTTCGCCAGCTTTCCGCTGTTCGTCTTCTTCTATGTGTTCGGCCAGTTCGCGATCTACCGGGCGCGGCGCTATCGCCTGACGCGAACGGTGTGGCGCGGGGTGCGGTTCTGGATGAGCGGTTCGGGCTGGGCGTACGCCGCGCGCGCGACGCTATGGGGCCTGTTGGTGATGGTGACCCTCGGACTGGCGCTGCCGTGGCGCGAGGCCGCGCTCGAGCGCTACAAGATGCGCCATTCATTCTATGGCGACCTGCAGGGAAGTTTTGAGGGGCGCGGCTGGGAGTTCTTCAAGCGCGGCTGGTGGCTGTGGCTGCTGGCGCCGATCGCCTATTTGGTGTGGCCGATGGCGCCCTTCGTCTATGGCGCGTTCAGGGCGGTGGAATGGCGCTGGTGGCTGTCGGGCATCCGGTTCGGCGGCGTGCGGCTGGAATCGACGTTGCGAAAAAGCGCGCTGATCGGCCTGTACTGGAAGGTGATCGGCTGGATCGCCTTCCTTGCGGCGGTATTCGCCGCCTATCTGGTGATATGCTCGGCGCTGGTCGCAAGCATGAGCGGAACGCCGTTCGAACAGTTCTTCAAATCGCAGGAGTTCCTCAAGAGCATTCCGTTGCTGGTGCTGGCAGGTCTGGGCTATCTGATGGTTGTGCTGGCGATCAACGTGGTGATGCGGGTCTATCTGATGCGCGATCTCTGGGTCAGAATTGTGGGATCGACGATCGTCCTTGACATTGGGGCGGCGGCGAACGTCTCCGCCCGAGGCGAACTGGCGAATGCGCTCGGCGAAGGTTTTGCCGACGGGCTCGATGTCGCCGGCTTCTAG
- the soxC gene encoding sulfite dehydrogenase — translation MPKGIRHPSGDAVAGNGLIDRRALLGQGVAIAGALSTGVGASLTSAAAEPLKDDPWSLEPGSSIKSYELPSRFEKNVARTLNNPDGLPFVQTARTPHHMLNGMITPNGLHFVVAYGGPPDIDPDKHRLVIHGLVKRPLMFTLEALARYPMVSRISFLECGGNSAPLFSPQPLQGNVQALHGLASCAEWTGVKLSTLLEETGIDPKAKWFIAEGADAPHLTRSVPMAKALDDAMIALYQNGERLTPSNGYPVRLLLPGYEGNMNVKYLRRIKLVAEPAMGFWETKTYTQLLPNGEAYQFYFLQEVKSFITQPSPGMTLKQPGLYQISGVAYSGTGRIARVMVSADGGQSWAEAALQEPVLAKAFTRFRMAWHWNGGPAILQSRAWDEAGNFQPTRAEFVAQRGELKNVPPIGAFPNQHFNAVTSWAVDAKGQISHAYT, via the coding sequence ATGCCCAAAGGAATCCGTCATCCTTCAGGGGATGCTGTAGCTGGAAACGGTCTGATCGACCGGCGTGCACTGCTCGGGCAGGGCGTTGCTATAGCAGGCGCGCTCAGCACGGGCGTCGGGGCCTCGCTGACAAGCGCCGCGGCCGAGCCACTCAAGGATGATCCATGGAGCCTTGAGCCCGGTTCAAGCATCAAATCGTATGAGCTGCCGTCTCGGTTTGAGAAGAACGTCGCGCGGACGCTGAACAACCCCGACGGCCTGCCATTCGTTCAAACTGCGCGTACCCCGCATCACATGCTAAACGGAATGATCACGCCGAATGGCCTGCACTTCGTGGTCGCCTATGGCGGCCCGCCCGACATCGATCCGGATAAACACCGCCTCGTGATCCACGGCCTCGTCAAACGCCCCTTGATGTTCACGCTTGAGGCACTTGCGCGCTATCCGATGGTGTCGCGTATCAGCTTCCTGGAATGCGGCGGCAACAGCGCACCGCTGTTTTCCCCCCAGCCGCTGCAGGGCAACGTTCAGGCACTGCACGGCCTCGCGTCTTGTGCTGAATGGACGGGTGTGAAGCTCTCCACCCTGCTCGAAGAAACCGGCATTGATCCAAAGGCGAAATGGTTCATCGCCGAAGGCGCGGACGCGCCTCACCTGACACGCAGCGTGCCCATGGCGAAGGCCTTGGACGACGCCATGATCGCCCTCTATCAAAATGGCGAGCGCCTCACGCCGAGTAACGGATATCCGGTGCGCCTGCTGTTGCCCGGCTACGAGGGCAACATGAACGTCAAGTATCTGCGGCGCATCAAGCTCGTGGCGGAACCAGCCATGGGCTTCTGGGAGACCAAGACCTACACGCAGCTTCTCCCGAACGGCGAGGCATACCAGTTTTATTTCCTGCAAGAAGTCAAATCGTTCATCACGCAGCCGTCTCCCGGAATGACCCTAAAGCAGCCCGGCCTTTACCAGATTTCCGGTGTCGCATATTCCGGCACCGGCCGTATCGCCAGGGTTATGGTTTCGGCCGATGGCGGGCAGAGTTGGGCCGAAGCGGCGCTGCAGGAGCCGGTATTGGCGAAGGCTTTCACCCGTTTCCGCATGGCTTGGCATTGGAACGGTGGCCCCGCAATACTTCAAAGCCGGGCCTGGGATGAAGCCGGGAACTTCCAACCCACACGCGCCGAGTTCGTAGCTCAGCGCGGCGAGTTGAAGAATGTCCCACCGATCGGGGCGTTTCCCAACCAGCACTTCAACGCGGTCACTAGTTGGGCGGTCGACGCCAAAGGGCAGATCAGCCATGCCTATACATAG
- a CDS encoding M48 family metallopeptidase, which yields MTSMPTESGATSVPSPPLGGSAIFFDGTSSQRRAVTLRFANRLEISEGERTLGVWAYADIRRADSPPGTLRLSCVTAPTLARLEVRDTTVAAELVARCNRMDENVPGRGVAAIVGWSLAATASIIAVVLFGVPLAADRLTPLVPDVFERRLGDVADGQVKALFGGKVCDDAVGQQAFAKLVTALREPAGLDPSVQSGVLATPVPNAFALPGGKVYLFNGLLAKAENADEIAGVLAHELGHLKHRDNMRGLIHNGGTSFLIGLLFGDITGSGALIFASRTLVTASHSREAEQNADDFAIDIMHRLGRPTKPMGELLFRVTGKEGKGLSIISSHPLTEDRLARMSREDRPASGPPLLTPEEWKSLKSICGPDPKL from the coding sequence ATGACCAGTATGCCCACCGAGAGTGGCGCAACCAGCGTTCCGTCGCCGCCGTTGGGCGGCTCGGCCATTTTTTTCGACGGGACGTCGAGCCAGCGGCGCGCGGTCACGCTCCGCTTCGCCAACCGGCTTGAAATCAGCGAGGGCGAACGGACGCTTGGCGTGTGGGCCTATGCCGACATCCGCCGCGCCGACAGTCCGCCCGGTACGCTGCGCCTGAGCTGCGTGACGGCGCCCACGCTGGCGCGGCTCGAGGTTCGCGACACCACGGTCGCGGCCGAGCTAGTCGCCCGCTGCAACAGAATGGACGAGAATGTTCCCGGCCGCGGCGTTGCGGCCATTGTCGGCTGGTCTCTCGCGGCCACCGCCTCGATCATTGCCGTCGTACTGTTCGGGGTCCCGCTCGCCGCCGATCGCCTGACGCCGCTGGTGCCGGATGTGTTCGAACGGCGGCTCGGCGACGTCGCGGATGGGCAGGTCAAGGCGCTGTTCGGCGGCAAGGTTTGCGACGATGCGGTCGGACAGCAGGCCTTTGCCAAGCTGGTCACAGCGCTTCGTGAACCCGCCGGGCTCGATCCGTCGGTGCAATCCGGCGTGCTGGCGACGCCGGTTCCCAACGCCTTCGCGCTGCCCGGCGGCAAGGTCTATCTGTTCAACGGATTGCTGGCGAAGGCGGAGAATGCCGACGAGATCGCAGGCGTCCTTGCCCACGAACTCGGTCATCTCAAGCATCGCGACAACATGCGGGGCCTCATCCACAACGGCGGCACGTCGTTTCTGATCGGACTGTTGTTCGGCGATATCACCGGTTCCGGCGCGCTGATCTTCGCGTCCCGCACGCTGGTGACGGCGTCCCATTCGCGCGAAGCCGAACAGAATGCCGATGATTTCGCCATCGACATCATGCACAGGCTCGGCCGGCCGACGAAACCGATGGGGGAGTTGCTGTTTCGCGTCACCGGAAAGGAAGGCAAGGGCTTGTCCATCATCTCCAGCCATCCCCTGACCGAGGATCGTCTGGCGCGGATGAGCCGGGAAGACCGGCCAGCCTCAGGGCCGCCGCTGCTGACACCGGAGGAGTGGAAATCGCTGAAATCGATCTGCGGTCCTGATCCGAAATTGTGA
- a CDS encoding L,D-transpeptidase gives MTRFVALLFAALIMLAGAGHVQAQNFGGSGFFGTDSRDIMGGGPNFFGGGGASPIPRTTVSFASNYAPGTIVINTAERRLYLVLGKGQALRYGIGVGRDGFRWSGTHRITAKKEWPSWTPPSQMLARRPDLPRHMAGGIDNPLGARAIYLGSTLYRIHGSNEPETIGQAVSSGCFRMTNDDVTDLYGRVSIGTTVVVKN, from the coding sequence ATGACCCGCTTCGTTGCTTTGCTGTTTGCCGCACTGATCATGCTGGCCGGCGCCGGCCACGTACAGGCGCAAAACTTCGGAGGTTCTGGCTTCTTCGGCACCGACTCGCGCGACATCATGGGCGGCGGTCCGAACTTCTTCGGCGGCGGCGGCGCGAGCCCGATCCCGCGCACCACCGTCAGCTTTGCGAGCAATTATGCGCCCGGCACCATCGTCATCAACACCGCCGAACGCCGGCTCTATCTGGTGCTCGGAAAGGGCCAGGCGCTGCGCTACGGCATCGGCGTCGGCCGCGACGGTTTTCGCTGGAGCGGAACCCACCGCATCACGGCGAAAAAGGAATGGCCGAGCTGGACGCCGCCGTCGCAGATGCTGGCGCGGCGTCCCGATCTGCCGCGCCATATGGCCGGCGGCATCGACAACCCGCTCGGCGCCCGCGCGATCTATCTGGGCTCGACGCTGTATCGCATCCACGGCTCGAACGAACCCGAGACGATCGGACAGGCGGTATCATCGGGCTGCTTCCGCATGACCAATGACGACGTCACCGACCTCTATGGCCGCGTCTCCATCGGCACTACGGTGGTCGTGAAGAATTAG
- a CDS encoding acetolactate synthase large subunit, translating into MNGAESLVRTLVAGGVDVCFSNPGTSEMHFVAALDRVEGMRCVLGLFEGVVTGAADGYFRMKGTPASTLLHLGPGLANGLANLHNAKKANSGIVNIVGQHATYHIGYNAPLTSDIEGLARPMSAWVRTSPDAKSVAADGAAAIAAAKSAPPQIATLILPADTAWNEADGIAEAPAEGQRANYSAQAVDHAAKVLRNGGAETLLLMTGSALTEKGLALAAQIAGKTGCKVMGQTYNPRMARGRGRFAIDRIPYVIELALPILKDFKNIVLVEANDPVAFFAYPNKPSMLKPQGCEVHRMTTGAENSVAALEALASALGAKPENRQPQKMVEIARPTGALTYASIAQALAMAIPENAIVVDESITTGRGFFPPTAAAAPHDWLQNMGGSIGFSTPVATGAAVACPDRKVICMVGDGSAMYTLQSLWTQAREGLNVVTIVFANRIYQILRGEFDGVGAGEPGQRALDMLKIDRPTIDFVSLAKGMGVPGRAVDNADDLNKALAEAIAEPGPRLIEVLM; encoded by the coding sequence ATGAACGGTGCGGAAAGTCTGGTGCGGACATTGGTCGCGGGCGGCGTCGACGTCTGCTTCTCCAATCCAGGCACCTCGGAGATGCATTTCGTCGCTGCCCTTGACCGGGTCGAGGGCATGCGCTGCGTGCTCGGCCTGTTCGAGGGCGTGGTGACGGGTGCCGCCGACGGCTACTTCCGCATGAAGGGCACGCCGGCCTCGACGCTGCTGCATCTCGGACCCGGCCTCGCCAACGGCCTTGCCAACCTGCACAACGCCAAGAAGGCGAATTCCGGCATCGTCAACATCGTCGGCCAGCACGCCACCTACCACATCGGCTACAACGCGCCGCTGACCTCCGACATCGAGGGGCTGGCGCGGCCGATGTCGGCCTGGGTGCGGACTTCGCCGGATGCCAAATCCGTTGCCGCCGACGGCGCGGCCGCGATTGCTGCCGCCAAAAGCGCGCCGCCGCAGATCGCGACCCTCATTCTTCCCGCCGACACCGCCTGGAACGAGGCCGACGGCATTGCCGAGGCGCCGGCAGAAGGCCAGCGTGCCAATTACTCCGCGCAGGCGGTGGACCATGCGGCCAAGGTGTTGCGCAATGGCGGGGCAGAGACGCTGCTGCTGATGACCGGCAGCGCGCTGACCGAAAAGGGCCTGGCGCTGGCGGCGCAGATCGCGGGCAAGACCGGCTGCAAGGTGATGGGCCAGACCTATAATCCCAGGATGGCGCGCGGCAGGGGCCGGTTCGCGATCGACCGGATTCCCTATGTGATCGAGCTGGCTTTGCCGATCCTGAAGGATTTCAAGAACATCGTGCTGGTCGAGGCCAACGACCCGGTGGCGTTCTTCGCCTATCCGAACAAGCCGAGCATGCTCAAGCCGCAGGGCTGCGAGGTGCATCGCATGACCACGGGCGCCGAAAACTCGGTCGCCGCGCTGGAAGCGCTGGCCTCCGCGCTCGGCGCCAAGCCGGAGAACCGGCAGCCGCAAAAAATGGTCGAGATCGCCAGGCCGACCGGGGCTTTGACCTACGCCTCGATCGCGCAGGCGCTCGCCATGGCGATCCCGGAAAACGCCATCGTGGTCGACGAATCCATCACCACCGGGCGCGGCTTCTTTCCGCCGACGGCGGCCGCCGCCCCGCACGACTGGCTGCAGAACATGGGCGGCTCGATCGGTTTCTCGACGCCGGTGGCGACCGGCGCTGCGGTGGCCTGCCCGGACCGCAAGGTGATCTGCATGGTCGGCGACGGCAGCGCGATGTACACGCTGCAATCGCTGTGGACGCAGGCCCGCGAAGGCCTCAACGTGGTCACGATTGTATTCGCTAATCGCATCTACCAGATTCTGCGCGGCGAGTTCGACGGCGTCGGCGCCGGCGAGCCGGGCCAGCGCGCGCTCGACATGCTGAAGATCGACCGGCCGACCATCGACTTCGTCTCGCTCGCCAAGGGCATGGGCGTGCCGGGCCGCGCAGTCGACAATGCCGACGATCTTAACAAGGCGTTGGCGGAAGCCATCGCCGAGCCGGGACCGCGTTTGATCGAAGTGCTGATGTAA
- a CDS encoding c-type cytochrome codes for MPIHRIFVYSASLVFALSISVAFADGPNLGTPIDPADVAAWDIGVMPDGSGLPAGSGTPAQGERIYAEKCVACHDKDGKNKFGFSPLFGGGKITDISAGMKTIANFWPYSTTLFDFIRRGMPWQQPKSLTDDEVYALTAFILAKNKLIGETDTMNPETLPKVRMPNRGGFIIRFPDRI; via the coding sequence ATGCCTATACATAGAATTTTCGTCTACAGCGCTTCGTTGGTGTTCGCTCTGAGCATCAGCGTAGCGTTCGCCGACGGGCCCAACCTTGGCACGCCTATCGACCCCGCCGACGTCGCGGCTTGGGATATCGGCGTTATGCCTGACGGCTCCGGCCTGCCGGCAGGAAGCGGTACCCCGGCGCAAGGCGAGCGGATATACGCGGAAAAATGCGTCGCCTGCCACGACAAGGACGGCAAGAACAAATTCGGTTTTTCACCACTGTTCGGAGGCGGCAAGATCACGGACATATCGGCCGGGATGAAGACTATCGCGAACTTTTGGCCTTATTCCACGACGCTCTTCGACTTCATCCGGAGAGGGATGCCGTGGCAGCAGCCGAAGTCACTCACCGACGACGAGGTCTACGCTCTGACCGCGTTCATCCTGGCGAAAAACAAACTCATAGGTGAGACCGACACGATGAACCCCGAGACGCTGCCCAAGGTGCGGATGCCGAACCGTGGTGGCTTCATCATCCGTTTCCCCGATAGAATTTAA
- a CDS encoding LysR family transcriptional regulator — protein sequence MNDLPRTQALRCFITVAREGTVSRAASSLNLTQPAVSLQLKGLEESTGLQLFNRTPGGFTLTEAGAALLPLAHKAVSATSDFRTMAESLKESQRGTLRVGTILDPEFTRLGPFVRSLAKSQRTEVFLRYGMSDDVLTQIGKGELDVGYYVDATPAEQLSLPAFSERKIEGGKFQLIPLLSYDYRVIAPIEWSDQVMGRDWADLAGLPWLATPPASAHRRLLDDIFRPLGPLPKRVAYTDQEEAMIDFVESGVCLCLARDVVLEQRLPRKQNYVIADRVTLTCDLSLACLTSRRHEPAISHAFSIMQAVWDAKPANAASAPVAAARSRKTAGR from the coding sequence ATGAACGACCTCCCGCGCACCCAAGCCCTGCGTTGCTTCATCACCGTGGCCCGCGAAGGCACCGTCTCGCGGGCAGCCTCGTCTCTCAACCTGACCCAGCCCGCCGTCAGCCTGCAGCTGAAGGGGCTCGAGGAGAGCACCGGCCTGCAGCTTTTCAACCGCACCCCGGGCGGTTTCACGCTGACCGAAGCCGGGGCCGCCCTGCTCCCGCTGGCACACAAGGCGGTATCGGCGACCTCGGATTTCCGCACGATGGCGGAATCGCTGAAGGAGTCCCAGCGCGGAACGCTTCGGGTCGGCACCATCCTCGATCCCGAGTTCACCCGGCTCGGGCCGTTCGTGCGAAGCTTGGCCAAATCGCAGCGGACCGAGGTCTTCCTGCGCTACGGCATGAGCGACGACGTGCTGACCCAGATCGGCAAGGGCGAACTCGACGTCGGCTATTACGTCGATGCGACGCCCGCCGAGCAGCTTTCGCTGCCGGCCTTTTCCGAGCGCAAGATCGAAGGCGGCAAATTCCAGCTCATTCCGCTGCTGAGCTATGACTACCGCGTCATCGCCCCCATCGAATGGAGCGACCAGGTGATGGGAAGGGATTGGGCGGACCTTGCCGGCCTGCCGTGGCTGGCCACGCCGCCCGCTTCGGCGCACCGGCGGCTGCTCGACGATATCTTCCGGCCGCTGGGCCCCTTGCCGAAGCGCGTCGCCTATACCGATCAGGAAGAAGCCATGATCGATTTCGTCGAATCCGGTGTCTGCCTCTGTCTCGCCCGCGACGTCGTGCTCGAACAACGCCTGCCGCGCAAGCAGAACTACGTGATCGCCGACAGGGTGACGCTGACCTGCGATCTCAGCCTGGCCTGCCTGACATCGCGACGGCATGAGCCGGCGATTTCACACGCCTTCTCGATCATGCAGGCGGTCTGGGACGCCAAGCCGGCCAATGCGGCTTCCGCGCCGGTCGCCGCGGCGCGGTCGCGAAAAACCGCCGGACGGTAA
- a CDS encoding isovaleryl-CoA dehydrogenase, with protein sequence MIPNAYRIFNFDLGETADAIRETVHAFSSNEIAPRAAEIDRSNQFPRDLWPKIGALGLHGITVEEEYGGSGLGYLEHCIAVEEMSRASAAVGLSYGAHSNLCVNQIRRNGSDAQKRKYLPKLISGEHVGSLAMSEPNAGSDVVSMKTRADKKGDRFVLNGSKMWITNGPVADTLVVYAKTDLDAGPRGMTAFIIEKGMKGFSTAQKLDKLGMRGSDTCELVFEDCEVPEENVLSEVGRGVNVLMSGLDYERAVLAAGPLGIMQACMDVVLPYVHERKQFGEPIGTFQLVQGKIADMYTTMNASRAYVYAVAKACDRGETTREDAAGAILYAAEKATQCALDAIQLLGGNGYINDYPTGRLLRDAKLYEIGAGTSEIRRMLIGRELFDKSA encoded by the coding sequence ATGATTCCCAACGCGTACCGGATCTTCAATTTCGATCTCGGCGAGACCGCGGATGCGATTCGCGAGACCGTCCATGCCTTCTCCTCGAACGAGATCGCGCCGCGCGCCGCCGAAATCGACCGGAGCAATCAGTTCCCGCGGGATCTCTGGCCCAAGATCGGCGCGCTCGGCCTGCACGGGATTACCGTCGAGGAGGAATATGGCGGCTCGGGCCTCGGCTATCTCGAGCATTGCATCGCGGTCGAGGAGATGTCGCGGGCGTCGGCCGCGGTCGGCCTGTCCTACGGCGCCCATTCCAACCTCTGCGTCAACCAGATCCGCCGCAACGGCAGCGACGCGCAGAAGCGGAAATATTTGCCGAAACTGATCTCGGGCGAACACGTCGGCTCGCTGGCGATGTCGGAACCGAACGCCGGCTCCGACGTGGTGTCGATGAAGACCCGCGCCGACAAGAAGGGCGACCGCTTCGTGCTCAACGGCAGCAAGATGTGGATCACCAACGGGCCGGTCGCCGATACGCTGGTGGTCTATGCCAAGACCGACCTTGACGCCGGTCCACGCGGCATGACCGCCTTCATCATCGAAAAAGGCATGAAGGGATTTTCCACCGCGCAAAAGCTCGACAAGCTCGGCATGCGCGGCTCCGACACCTGCGAACTGGTGTTCGAGGATTGCGAAGTGCCGGAAGAAAACGTGCTCAGCGAAGTCGGCCGCGGCGTCAACGTGCTGATGAGTGGCCTCGATTACGAACGCGCGGTGCTGGCCGCGGGCCCGCTCGGCATCATGCAGGCGTGCATGGACGTGGTGCTGCCCTACGTGCACGAGCGCAAGCAGTTCGGTGAGCCGATCGGCACCTTCCAGCTGGTGCAGGGCAAGATCGCCGACATGTACACCACCATGAATGCGTCGCGGGCTTATGTGTATGCGGTGGCGAAAGCCTGCGACCGCGGCGAGACCACGCGCGAGGATGCCGCCGGCGCCATTCTCTACGCGGCGGAAAAGGCCACCCAATGCGCGCTCGACGCGATCCAGCTGCTCGGCGGCAACGGCTACATCAACGACTATCCGACCGGCCGCCTGCTGCGCGACGCCAAGCTCTACGAGATCGGCGCCGGCACCAGCGAGATCCGGCGCATGCTGATCGGCCGGGAGCTGTTCGACAAATCGGCGTAG
- a CDS encoding cytochrome P460 family protein, with the protein MTRISTFRLVSALAALAFVVVLVVLGGKAISAQDKYTVQVPNGLAFSEFRGYEDWPVIAISENGGKIAVIVGNPAMIDAYKEGVPGNGKPFPDGAKMSKIHWNPKKQETYPGQPTVPGTQHDVDFMVKDSKRFADSGGWGWGAFDYDAASDTFKPATVADDPPQENDAKCGFACHTVVQNRDYVFTEYGKR; encoded by the coding sequence ATGACGCGCATCTCGACATTCCGTTTGGTGAGCGCGTTAGCCGCGCTTGCGTTCGTAGTAGTGCTCGTCGTCCTGGGCGGCAAGGCCATTTCCGCGCAGGACAAATACACTGTGCAAGTGCCGAATGGGCTCGCGTTCTCTGAGTTCAGGGGATACGAGGACTGGCCAGTGATCGCGATCAGTGAGAACGGAGGCAAGATCGCTGTGATCGTAGGGAATCCGGCAATGATCGACGCCTATAAGGAAGGCGTGCCCGGCAATGGCAAGCCTTTCCCGGACGGCGCCAAGATGTCGAAAATTCATTGGAACCCGAAAAAACAAGAGACGTACCCCGGTCAGCCAACGGTGCCAGGTACCCAGCATGACGTTGATTTCATGGTGAAGGACAGCAAGAGGTTCGCGGACAGCGGCGGATGGGGATGGGGCGCGTTCGACTATGACGCGGCGTCCGATACGTTTAAGCCCGCCACTGTAGCGGACGATCCGCCGCAGGAAAACGATGCGAAGTGCGGGTTCGCGTGCCACACGGTGGTGCAGAACCGCGACTACGTATTCACGGAGTATGGAAAGAGGTGA
- a CDS encoding DUF2927 domain-containing protein — translation MLAAALVAAVLGGAVAPPAAGAEIPAIAQRQRAEKKSFTDSEIVDGFLKTAFGAEYHLAGKVDRIRKYDTPVRVFADGTRADRKAQLAKVVADIAARVQHLDIAMANNGDDANVLVKLVRDRDLYRTITTFYGSERAKEIRSSLDPQCLSGFRKNERFEIEHSDVILTVDNGDFVFLDCAYEELLQSLGPINDTSSVPWTMFNDNVSMGFFDVYDQYILNVLYDPRIKAGMTVEEVKAVLPDVLADVRAWVKKVNNLAE, via the coding sequence ATGCTCGCAGCCGCCTTGGTTGCCGCCGTACTCGGCGGGGCTGTCGCGCCGCCCGCCGCCGGCGCCGAAATTCCCGCCATAGCGCAACGCCAGCGCGCCGAGAAGAAGAGCTTCACCGACAGTGAGATCGTCGACGGCTTTCTGAAGACCGCGTTCGGCGCCGAATATCATCTCGCCGGCAAGGTCGACCGCATCCGCAAATACGACACGCCGGTGCGGGTGTTCGCCGACGGCACCCGCGCGGACCGCAAGGCCCAGCTTGCGAAAGTCGTGGCCGACATCGCAGCGCGGGTGCAGCATCTCGACATCGCCATGGCCAATAACGGCGACGATGCCAATGTGCTGGTGAAACTGGTGCGCGACCGCGACCTCTATCGCACCATCACCACGTTCTACGGCAGCGAACGGGCGAAAGAGATCCGCTCGTCGCTGGATCCGCAGTGCCTGTCAGGCTTCCGCAAGAACGAACGGTTCGAGATCGAACATTCCGACGTGATCCTCACCGTCGATAATGGCGACTTCGTCTTCCTCGATTGCGCCTATGAGGAATTGCTGCAGTCGCTGGGGCCGATCAACGATACCTCCAGCGTGCCCTGGACCATGTTCAACGACAATGTCTCGATGGGCTTTTTCGACGTCTACGACCAGTACATCCTCAATGTGCTCTACGACCCCCGGATCAAGGCCGGCATGACGGTCGAGGAGGTCAAGGCAGTGCTGCCGGACGTGCTCGCGGACGTGCGCGCCTGGGTCAAGAAGGTCAATAATCTGGCGGAGTGA